The genomic region TATATCACAAAATCCGAAGAACACGCAAGACTACATCAAAGCCTTGAACATCTTTACAGCGAGATTGAGCAAACGCAAAAAGCATCAAAAGCTGAAGCTTCAAACATTGATAGCCCGCAAATTGATATTTTAAATAGCGAAAATCTCTAGATTACTTTTCTTTCTTTTCAAAAAATTTCCAAAAAAAGCCTTCTTTGTTGCTTTGCTTTTGACGCGAGATGGCTAATGCACCATTTGGCACATCATTTGTGATTGTGCTACCTGCGGCGATGAGCGTGTTTGATTCTATATTTACGGGTGCGATAAGTTGAGAATCACTTCCCACAAAGACATTTTCGCCGATGAAGGTTTTGTGTTTTTCCTTGCCATCATAATTGCAGGTGATAACGCCAGCACCGATATTGCTACCATTTTTAATCTCGCAATCGCCCAGATAGCTTAAATGCCCGACTTTGACACCTTGAAGATCCCCGGCTTTCACCTCGACAAAATTTCCGATATGTGTGTTTAAAATCTCACTATTTGGGCGGATATGTGCCATAGGTCCGATGTCAGAATCTACGATTTTGCTAGATTCTATCACGCTATGGGCTTTGATATGCGTGTTTTGCAGAAAGCATTTTCCGCTAATTCTCACACCATTTTCAAGCCTGCACTCCCCGCTAAATTCCACATCATATTCTAAATAAATCGTATGTGGCAAATCCATAATCACACCATTTTCCATAGCCCTCACTCTTAGGCGCTCCAAAAGCACCTCTTGGGCTTGGGCTAAATGCACTTTAGAATTCACCCCCATATATTCGCGCTCATTCACGCTAACAGCAGCTATTTGCACTCCCTCAGCACGAGCAAGCGCGATTATATCAGTAAGATAATATTCTTTTTGCGCGTTATTGTTGTTAAGGCGCACAAGATAGGTTTCCAAAATCTCTCTATCAAAGACATACACGCCCGCATTCACGCTTTTAAGCGCGAGTTCCTCTTGTGTCGCGTCTTTTTGCTCGACAATTTTTTGCACACGCAAATTGTTTGGTTCGCTAGATTCTAACACCACGCGCCCATAACCACTAGGATTTTCCAAAAACAGCACGCTTAGCACGATAGATTCTCTACGCGCACAAAGCTCGCACAGGCTAGATTCTTGCACCAAAGGCATATCGCCATTTAACACCAAAATGCGCTTATGTTTTGTCTCAATGCCACGTAGTGCGCCACCTGTGCCGGGGAAATTTTGATGATCTTGTAGATGAAAAAAGATTTTTTCCCCAATAAGCGCGCCAAAATCCTTTTGTATCTGCTCTTTGACAAGCTCTGCTTTGTGAAAAAGCACGATATGAATATCCTCACTAAGCCTAAGCGCACAATCAACACTAAGGCTTAGCATACTCCTGCCGCAAATGGTATGCAACACCTTTGGCGTGTCTGATTTCATACGCGTGCCAGCCCCAGCGGCTAAGATAATGACGGATAACATTAAAAATTCCTTTTGCTAAATTTATTAAATTTTAACACACTAAAATTTATAATTGCGCGCTTACAATGGAAAAATAAAGGTGGCGCGGGATTTAAACGCATAATTGCTAGTTTCTTAAATACCAAGAAGCCTTGAGAGAATGCAAAATCTAAGCAATCAACCCGAGTATGCGCACGAAGTTGAAAGTGGAACTTGTGGGCTTTGCGCGCACAACTGATACAATTCGTAAGGAATTTATTTTGCAAAAAATCTTAACATTGCTTTTTTTCTGTGTTGCAATACTTTTTGCGCAGGGCGAGGAATTTCCCTATATGATAGAAGTGGAGAATCCAAACACGCCACCGCCCCCACTTATTGAAACGCTCAATCCACAACCGCAATCTCAAGCCACGCCAAACACGCAAACGCAAGAAATCACTAGCACACCGCTTGTTGATATTCCATCTCCTCCACCGATTCCAAAAATCGATCTCTCTCTAAGCGCGCCAAGCAACCCAAGCGAGCTTGTTACCACACTCAATATCATCATCATCATCACACTGCTTGTGCTTGCACCATCACTAATTTTGGTGATGACGAGCTTTACGCGCATTCTTATTGTTTTTGCCTTTTTACGCACCGCACTTGGCACGCAGCAGTCCCCGCCCACGCAGATTCTCGTGTCATTATCACTTGTGCTGACATTTTTTATTATGGAGCCGGTGGTAACGAAGGCATATGAGGATGGCATTAAGCCTTATGTTGCCGAGCAGATTTCTTATGATGAAGCGTTTGTGCGCGCGGCGAAGCCTTTTAAGGAGTTTATGATTTATAACACACGTGAGAAAGACATTGCACTTTTTTTACGCATCCGTAATATGGATAATCCCCAGACAATCGATGATGTGCCTCTAAGCATCGCGATTCCGGCGTTTATGATTAGCGAGCTTAAGACGGCGTTTTGGATAGGATTTTTGCTGTATCTACCATTCCTTGTGATTGATATGGTGGTAAGCTCGGTGCTAATGGCTATGGGTATGATGATGCTACCGCCGGTGATGATTTCACTTCCTTTCAAAATCCTTGTGTTCGTGCTTGTCGATGGATTCAATCTCTTAGTGGGTAATCTTGTAGCGGGGTTTAAATAGCTTTGCATTGCCCTGTTTTTGGAATCTGTGGAGGTTGCGCGGAATTTGCAGAATATAGTTTTGCAAAAAAAGTATCGCAAGTGTTGGAAGGCTTTAGCCCACTTATGGTAGAAAATCTCGCAAAAAAATTCCCCAACTTTCAACATATCCCAGCTTTTGAATCTAAAATTTCCAATCAAGGAATGGCTCATTTCCGCGCGCGAGCGGACTTCAGATTTTACACCTCAAAAGAAACTTCAAACCAAAGTCTTTTTTTTGCCACAAACAGCCTCGGGCAAAATAATCGCATCGCCATACAATCCTGCCCCATAGTCCTAGAACCCATAGAATGTTGTATGGACGCGCTACTAAGCTATCTAAACGCGCTTGAACCCTCACATATTTTGCGCCACAAACTCTATGGCGTGAGCTTTTTGGCAAGTCAGAGTGAGTGTATTTTTAGCCTCATTTATCACAAGAACCTAGATTCTGCGTGGGAATCTAGCGCGCGGGAATTGATGGCGCACATAAATTGCACACATAAGAATTTCACAAGCTTTGTATTAGGGCAAAGCAAGGGGCAAAAGGTAATTTTAGAACGCGATTATTTGCTTGATAATTTTAGTTTGTATTTGGACGCAAGCACGCGCAGTGAGTTAGAATCAAATTTTGAGCTTAAAAAAATGAGTTCCTTTAAAAAATACGCACTTTTCTCCCAGCCAAACCCTTACGCAAATGCCAATATGAGCGCGTTTTTATTGCAAGAAATTCCGAAGATTCTGCCAAATCACAAGACTTGCGATTTATTAGAGCTGTATTGTGGTAGTGGAAATTTCACGCTTATTTTGGCTCAAGTATTTAGGCAAATTTTTGCAAGTGAGGTCGTTAAAGATTCTATCGCAATTCTGCGCCACACGCTAGAATTTCAACATATCACAAACATCACCATCGCGCGCCTGAATGCAAAAGAGACGCAAAGCGCGCTAAAATGTAAGCGGGAGTTTGAACGCTTAAAAGGTGTTGATTTAGATTCTTTTGACTTTGGCGCGGTGCTTGTAGATCCACCACGAAGCGGGATAAACGATAAGGAGATTTTAGAATTCCTAGCGCAATTTGAGTGCATTATTTACATTTCTTGCAATCCGCTCACGCTAGATTCTGATTTGCAAAGTTTGCTTCACACGCATAAAATTGCAAGTTTTGGATTTTTTGAGCAGTTCCCCTACACGCACCATATTGAATCTATCGCGATTCTTACACGCATATAAGAATTTATTTTGCAATCTTTTCACGCAGAGATTCTATCCTTGCGTTGAGTTCATCAAAGTCCTTACAATCTTTGAAAATTTCAAAAAACTCCTCTTTTAGCGCTTGGAGATTTTTAAAGGCTTCAATTGCTTTTTTGCCTTCACTTGTTAGCTGCGTGCCGCTATTTTTCCCGCCACCTGCATTTGAAAGCACCAACTCATTTGGGTGTGAGATTTTATTCATAATATCCACGCTATCCCACGCGGCTTTATAGCTCATTTTCATCTGTTTTGCAGCCTTTGAGATTGAGCCACTCTGCGCTATACGTTCCAATAGCTCCACTCTCCCAGCACCCAAATAACTCTTAGAATTCTCCCTAATCCAAATGCGCGAACATACAAACATCTTTCCCCTTTATGTAAAAAATTATATATTTTTTGGATTTTAGCAAAATTTTAGCCTGCGAGAATGCAAAATTTCTTTATTTTTAAGAAGTGATTTGGCGACCCCTGCAAGATTTGAACTTGCGTGCCCGCCTAGAAGGGGCGGTATCCTTGGCCACTAGATGAAGGGGTCAAAGGTGCAATTATAACAAAAAAATGAGCAATGCTGGCAAACAACTTTTAGCCTTTAAGGTTTTTAATCGCCCAACAACGCGAGAATCAAATCTCCACCAAAAATTCACAAGATTCTGTCATTTTGTTTGGTAATTTGAGAATCTGCAATATAATAGCGCCCTAAATTTACCTTCAGGGACAGCAATGTTTAAAGATATTTTTGGACTCACCTTAGTTTCATCTTTACGCTTTTTTGGGTTATTTATCGCGTTGCCTGCAATTTCACTTTATACTTCTAGCTTTGAGACGAGTGCCTTTTTGGCGGGTATTGCAGCTGGTGGCTATGCGATTACACAGATTATTTTTCAAACGCCCTTTGGAATCTGGAGCGATAAAGTCGATAGAAAAATCGTGCTTATTTTTGGGCTTGTGATTTTTATCATCGGCTCGTTTGTGTGCGCGTTTGCGGATTCTATTACGATACTAATTATTGGGCGATTTATCCAAGGTGCGGGCGCAATAGGTGGCGTGATAAGCGCGCAAATCGCGGATTTAGTCAGGGAGGAATCGCGCACAAAAGCTATGGCGATTATGGGTGCGGGGATTTTTATAAGCTTTATTTTGGCGATGATTTTAGGACCGATTGTTGCGGCATATTTGGGGCTTAATGCGATTTTTTTCCTCACAGCTGGATTAAATCTCATCGCGCTTTTGGTGCTAATTTTCAAGGTGGAATCTAGCCCTGTGATGCAGTATTCCTATCAAGATTCTCAAGTTGAAACTCTTTTGAAAAACAAAAACCTACAAATTATGAATCTAAGCTCGTTTTTGCAAAAATTTTTGATGATTCTAAGCTTTGTTGTCGTTGGTATGGCGCTAAAAAATCACTTCGCCCTGTATGAGTTTGACTTGTGGAAAATCTACGCGCCCGCGGCGATTTTGGGACTTTTGATGTTAGCACCCGCGACAATTTTAGCGCAGAAAAAAGGATATTTTAAACAAGTACTACTCTTTGGCATTGGTGCATTTGGGGCGGCATATTTGCTCATTGGCATTGCTGGAGCGATGGAAAGTCTTTGGCTCCTTGTGGTTGGCGTATTTTTGTTTTTCATCGGATTTTCAGTTCATGAACCTATTATGCAAACGCTCACAAGTCGCTACGCAAAAGCCGCGCAAAAAGGCTCGGCACTTGGGCTTTTCACCACGCTTGGCTTTGTAGGCTCGGCACTTGGGGCAGTGTGTGGAGGATTATTTTATGAACTTTTTGATATTAGTTTGCTTGCGTGTGGGGTGATTATTGTGTGCGTGCTGTGGGCGATTGTTATGGCTTTGGGGTTGCAAAATCCAACGCATGAAAAAAATCTCTACCTTCCGCTAGATTCTTTTAACTTAGGGCATTTTACGCGCTTGAATGTGCGCTTTGGGATTATTGAATGGTATGTCAATAGCACACAGGGCGTGATTGTAGTGAAGTATGAAGAGAGCAAAATCTCAAAAGAAGAGATTTTAGAATCTGTAACATAGAATCTACATTCTAAAAGCTAAGACATTGAGATATTTCGCTTACGCTCAATATGACAAAATACATTGTCATATTGAGCCTTTAGGCGAAGAATCTAGGATTCTCCAAACCGCGTTGCAGAATCTACAAACCCAATCAGCCAAAACGCGCGAAGCGGAGCCGAAGCGGGATTCACTCCCGCGCAGGCGATACAATTAAAGGAATAGAATCCAAATATCCACGCAAAAAGCGTTGATAAAGTGAATAATTAACCTAAAATTTCAAAAGATTAGAATCTGCAAATTTAACATCTAAGGCAAGCTGTGCGACAATATTCTTCCATAAGCATTGGCATTTTTTGTATGCTGGCATCTTCATTTTTCTTCGCGCTTATGAATGCGTGCGTGAAAATTCTCTCTGCTAACCTTAGTGCGGTGGAAATTATCTTTTTTCGCTCATTTGTAATGGTGCTTTTGCTTTTGGCTTTTTTTGCCTACAAACCACCAAAAAAGACGCACAAAAAAGGTGGTTGGGGGATTTTAGCATTGCGTTCGCTTTTTGGCGGGCTAAGTATGCTTGCATTTTTTTATAATATCGCGCACATTCCACTTGGCGTGGCAAGCACTTTTATGCAGACAAGCCCGCTTTTTATTGTGGTTATTTCCATGCTCTTTTTAAAAGAAAATATCAAAATTGGCGTGCTTTTTATGAGTGTGATTGGCTTTGGCGGGATTGTGCTTATTTGCGACCCGCATTTTCATTCTATTCCTTTGTTAAATATTTTGCTAGGGCTTTTTAGTGGGCTTGGCACAGCGCTTGCTTTTATTAGCTTAAGGGGCTTGAGAGGGTATTTTGATGGAAATATCATCGTGCTTTCTTTTGGTGTGGTGATGAGCGTGGTGAGCCTTATTTTGGTATTTTTGCAACCCTTTATATTTCCGCAATCTCAAGCGTTGTGGATGATGCCAAATATAAAAGAATGGCTGTGGATTCTCATTATGGGTCTTGTTGGGACTTTTGGGCAGTATTTTTTGACGCAAGCCTATATTCTTGCACCAGCTGGGATTGTCGCGCCAATCGATTACACACGCGTAGTGTTTAGCTTGATTTTAGGGGTTTTGCTTGGCGATTTGTTACCAAATATCACCACATTTTTTGGTATTATCCTAATCATCTTTTCAGGCATTGCTATTAGTTTGCCTGTCTTGCTTAAAGATTTAAAAACACTCAAAACAACATAAAGGAGTTTTTGTATGAAAAGTTTATCAGTGCGTATGCAACTCATTTGTGGATTTAGCATACTTGGTATATTGATGCTTATTATTGCCATTATGAGTTATATCAAAGTCAGCGATATCTCTCATATACTCGAAGAAATTAATCAGGTCAATTCCGTCAAGCAACGTTACGCAATCAACTTCCGTGGAAGCGTGCATGACAGAAGTATTGGCGTGAGGGATTTACTCTTAGAAAATAACACAAACGCAATGCAGAAAACGCTTAGCCTTATCCAAAAACTAGAAAACGACTATACACAAAGCGCACAAAAAATGGATGAGATTTTCAAGCAAGAAAATATGGTGGATTCTAAAGACAAAGAGATTCTTGCACGCATTAAACAAACAGAATCTCAAACAATGCCACTTATTAAAAATCTCATTGAGTTTTCTTTCAAAGGCGATATTGCAAGCGCAAATAAATTGCTAGATTCTCAAGTGCGTGCGCTTTTTGTGCAATGGCTTGGGGTGATAAATGAGTTTATCGACTATCAAGAAGAAAAGAATCTTGAAGCAAATAAGCTCGCACAAAGTGAGGTTTCTACTTATTTGGTGGTGATGTTTTGGTTGGTGCTTTTGGCGATTATCCTTGCTATTAGCGTGTCATTTTTCATCATTAGGAATCTTATGTCGCTCCTTGGAGGTGAGCCTATAATCGCAGCAACGATTATGCGAGGTATCGCACAGGGGAATTTGCGCCAAACTATCCCCTCAAGAGCCACAAACAGCCTCCTTGATGCAGCTGATAAAATGCAAAGCCAGCTTAAAACGCTTATGCACGAGCTTATCAACAACGCAAAAGAGCTCAATTTGCGTGCCGAGCAAGTGGCGCATTCTTCAGAATCTGCAAGCAAGGTTTCAAATGAGCAGGTGGAGTTTGCGCATAAATTTATCCAAATGATAGAAAATCTCTCCAACACCACAAACAATGTCGCAGATATTGCTACGCAAACTGAAGAAAACTCCTCGCACACGACAGACCTAGCCCAAAAAGGACGAGAATCTGTGCAGGCTACGGCACTTGAAATTGAAAAAATCACAGAAGCTGTAAGCGAGACAGGTGAGCATATCAAATCGCTTGATAAGCACGCGCAAGATATTAGCTCATCAACCCAGCTCATCAAAGATATTGCCGACCAAACAAATCTGCTCGCACTTAATGCCGCGATTGAAGCAGCGCGCGCAGGCGAGCACGGCAGGGGCTTTGCAGTGGTGGCTGATGAAGTGAGGAAGCTAGCAGAAAAGACGCAAAAAGCCACTTCAGAAATCGCAGCGATGATTCAGATTATCCAAAGCGAAACGCAAACAGGCGTAGAATCAATGGAAGCTGCAATGCCGAAAGTGGAAAAGGGCTTACAACTTGCAAATGAAGCAACACAAATACTTGAAGAGATTTACACGCAGGCTACGGATTCTCTCTCAAAAGCACAGGATGTCGCGCAGGCAAGCCAAAGTCAAGTTACTACAATGAGTAGGATTAGCGCGGATATTGGCAATATGACACAAAACTCTAAAACCACAAGTGAGCTTATGGAGCAAAACGCACAAGCGAGCATAGCACTAGAGCAAATTTCTGCAACACTCAAAACACACTTAGAAAAGTTTAAGATTTAAAGGAGTTGGAATGTTTGAAAAATTCCCAAAAATACGCAATCCACTGCCTAAAGAATATCAAGAAATCTATGAGCAGTTTTATAAAAGTAATCGCAATGGAGAGACCACAGCAAGTGGATTAGCACAAAAAATGGAGCAGTGGCTACATAAAAAAATCGCAAAAGACACAAAAGGCACACAAGGGCATAAAACGTTAGAAATAGGCGCTGGCACGCTCAATCAGCTAAAATTTGAAAGTGATTTTTCACATTATGATGTCATCGAGCCGTTTTCATCTCTCTATGCAGATTCCCCCAATCTCTCAAAAGTGCATAGAATCTATAATGATATCACAGAAGTAGCTAGTGAATATGGTGTGCTAAAAGCGCAAATAGGGGGGGGGGCATACTTCATTTAAGCCAACCAAACCCAACACCAAAATTCTCATCAAATCCTACGCTTTATGACAGAATCATTTCATCAGCAGTTTTAGAACATATTTTAGATTTACCGCTAGTTGTGGCGTATTCTTGCTTGCTTTTGGCAGATGATGGCGTGTTTTCAGCTTCTATCCCATCGCAAGGGAGATTCCTTTGGACTCTCGGTTACAAGGCAACTACAGGATTTGAATTTCACCACAAATATGGGCTAAATTATGATACTATTATGAACTACGAGCATGTAAATACACAACAAGAAATTATTGAAGTGTGCCAATATTTCTTTGATGATATAAAAAAATCTCTCTTTGGCATAAGCAATGAATTATCGCTATACACGCACCTTTCGTGTAGAAAACCAAATACGCAAAAGGCAAGAAATTATATAGCCTCACAAAATGCAAGTAAGATAGAATAAAATGTAATCTATCGGGGAACATCTTTTGCTTTACCTCTCTTAAAAATAACCATTTTAATGGAGGCAAAAAATGATAGAAGATGTTTTGCGCTCTCAAACAAGCGCACAACAAGCGGCACAAAGCACAAAAAACAACGCGCCAAAAGAAGATTTTAAAAAGTTTTTAAAACAAGCGCAAGATGAAGCGCAAGCGCAAAAAAGCGAAGTCTCAAACGCTCAAAAAGACGTAAGTGCGCAAGAAATTTCAGAATCTCAAAAACCTAACCTAAATAATGCGCTGGAATCTAAAGCAAAGCCAACAACTGCGCTTACTCAAAGCAATACACAAGGCACAAAAACACTCAATCCCCTAGCTCAAGCCCTAAGTGGCACACCAGAATCTAAAACGCAAAAAGAGACACCAAATCAAAACAATGCGACACAAAACGCGCATATCAAACTAGCAAAACTCCCAGAGCCACAAAGCAAACTCGAGCAAAAAGCCCAACTAGATTCTAAAGATCCAAAAACACTTGAAGATGTGCTAAATCTCGCAAAAGAGCAAAATCTCAATCCGACAAAAATAAGCGCGGAAGTAGAGCTCTCACAAGACAAAATCGCACCAAAGCCTAAGCCACT from Helicobacter himalayensis harbors:
- a CDS encoding methyl-accepting chemotaxis protein, with translation MKSLSVRMQLICGFSILGILMLIIAIMSYIKVSDISHILEEINQVNSVKQRYAINFRGSVHDRSIGVRDLLLENNTNAMQKTLSLIQKLENDYTQSAQKMDEIFKQENMVDSKDKEILARIKQTESQTMPLIKNLIEFSFKGDIASANKLLDSQVRALFVQWLGVINEFIDYQEEKNLEANKLAQSEVSTYLVVMFWLVLLAIILAISVSFFIIRNLMSLLGGEPIIAATIMRGIAQGNLRQTIPSRATNSLLDAADKMQSQLKTLMHELINNAKELNLRAEQVAHSSESASKVSNEQVEFAHKFIQMIENLSNTTNNVADIATQTEENSSHTTDLAQKGRESVQATALEIEKITEAVSETGEHIKSLDKHAQDISSSTQLIKDIADQTNLLALNAAIEAARAGEHGRGFAVVADEVRKLAEKTQKATSEIAAMIQIIQSETQTGVESMEAAMPKVEKGLQLANEATQILEEIYTQATDSLSKAQDVAQASQSQVTTMSRISADIGNMTQNSKTTSELMEQNAQASIALEQISATLKTHLEKFKI
- a CDS encoding winged helix-turn-helix domain-containing protein, translated to MFVCSRIWIRENSKSYLGAGRVELLERIAQSGSISKAAKQMKMSYKAAWDSVDIMNKISHPNELVLSNAGGGKNSGTQLTSEGKKAIEAFKNLQALKEEFFEIFKDCKDFDELNARIESLREKIAK
- the fliP gene encoding flagellar type III secretion system pore protein FliP (The bacterial flagellar biogenesis protein FliP forms a type III secretion system (T3SS)-type pore required for flagellar assembly.) yields the protein MQKILTLLFFCVAILFAQGEEFPYMIEVENPNTPPPPLIETLNPQPQSQATPNTQTQEITSTPLVDIPSPPPIPKIDLSLSAPSNPSELVTTLNIIIIITLLVLAPSLILVMTSFTRILIVFAFLRTALGTQQSPPTQILVSLSLVLTFFIMEPVVTKAYEDGIKPYVAEQISYDEAFVRAAKPFKEFMIYNTREKDIALFLRIRNMDNPQTIDDVPLSIAIPAFMISELKTAFWIGFLLYLPFLVIDMVVSSVLMAMGMMMLPPVMISLPFKILVFVLVDGFNLLVGNLVAGFK
- a CDS encoding tRNA (uridine(54)-C5)-methyltransferase TrmA encodes the protein MHCPVFGICGGCAEFAEYSFAKKVSQVLEGFSPLMVENLAKKFPNFQHIPAFESKISNQGMAHFRARADFRFYTSKETSNQSLFFATNSLGQNNRIAIQSCPIVLEPIECCMDALLSYLNALEPSHILRHKLYGVSFLASQSECIFSLIYHKNLDSAWESSARELMAHINCTHKNFTSFVLGQSKGQKVILERDYLLDNFSLYLDASTRSELESNFELKKMSSFKKYALFSQPNPYANANMSAFLLQEIPKILPNHKTCDLLELYCGSGNFTLILAQVFRQIFASEVVKDSIAILRHTLEFQHITNITIARLNAKETQSALKCKREFERLKGVDLDSFDFGAVLVDPPRSGINDKEILEFLAQFECIIYISCNPLTLDSDLQSLLHTHKIASFGFFEQFPYTHHIESIAILTRI
- the glmU gene encoding bifunctional UDP-N-acetylglucosamine diphosphorylase/glucosamine-1-phosphate N-acetyltransferase GlmU; the encoded protein is MLSVIILAAGAGTRMKSDTPKVLHTICGRSMLSLSVDCALRLSEDIHIVLFHKAELVKEQIQKDFGALIGEKIFFHLQDHQNFPGTGGALRGIETKHKRILVLNGDMPLVQESSLCELCARRESIVLSVLFLENPSGYGRVVLESSEPNNLRVQKIVEQKDATQEELALKSVNAGVYVFDREILETYLVRLNNNNAQKEYYLTDIIALARAEGVQIAAVSVNEREYMGVNSKVHLAQAQEVLLERLRVRAMENGVIMDLPHTIYLEYDVEFSGECRLENGVRISGKCFLQNTHIKAHSVIESSKIVDSDIGPMAHIRPNSEILNTHIGNFVEVKAGDLQGVKVGHLSYLGDCEIKNGSNIGAGVITCNYDGKEKHKTFIGENVFVGSDSQLIAPVNIESNTLIAAGSTITNDVPNGALAISRQKQSNKEGFFWKFFEKKEK
- a CDS encoding MFS transporter encodes the protein MFKDIFGLTLVSSLRFFGLFIALPAISLYTSSFETSAFLAGIAAGGYAITQIIFQTPFGIWSDKVDRKIVLIFGLVIFIIGSFVCAFADSITILIIGRFIQGAGAIGGVISAQIADLVREESRTKAMAIMGAGIFISFILAMILGPIVAAYLGLNAIFFLTAGLNLIALLVLIFKVESSPVMQYSYQDSQVETLLKNKNLQIMNLSSFLQKFLMILSFVVVGMALKNHFALYEFDLWKIYAPAAILGLLMLAPATILAQKKGYFKQVLLFGIGAFGAAYLLIGIAGAMESLWLLVVGVFLFFIGFSVHEPIMQTLTSRYAKAAQKGSALGLFTTLGFVGSALGAVCGGLFYELFDISLLACGVIIVCVLWAIVMALGLQNPTHEKNLYLPLDSFNLGHFTRLNVRFGIIEWYVNSTQGVIVVKYEESKISKEEILESVT
- a CDS encoding DMT family transporter, whose protein sequence is MRQYSSISIGIFCMLASSFFFALMNACVKILSANLSAVEIIFFRSFVMVLLLLAFFAYKPPKKTHKKGGWGILALRSLFGGLSMLAFFYNIAHIPLGVASTFMQTSPLFIVVISMLFLKENIKIGVLFMSVIGFGGIVLICDPHFHSIPLLNILLGLFSGLGTALAFISLRGLRGYFDGNIIVLSFGVVMSVVSLILVFLQPFIFPQSQALWMMPNIKEWLWILIMGLVGTFGQYFLTQAYILAPAGIVAPIDYTRVVFSLILGVLLGDLLPNITTFFGIILIIFSGIAISLPVLLKDLKTLKTT